Proteins found in one Zea mays cultivar B73 chromosome 1, Zm-B73-REFERENCE-NAM-5.0, whole genome shotgun sequence genomic segment:
- the LOC100383075 gene encoding Metal transporter Nramp6, protein MSIAFLDPGNLEGDLQAGAVAGDTLLWLLMWATAMGLLVQLLAARLGVATGRHLAELCRDEYPDWARRALWLMAEVAMVGADIQEVIGSAIAIKILSRGYLPLWAGVVITALDCFIFLSLENYGVRKLEAVFALLITTMAVSFAWMFTDTKPNGKDLLIGILVPKLSSRTIRQAVGVVGCVIMPHNVFLHSALVQSRKIDQNKEYQVREALRYYSIESTIALVVSFMINLFVTTVFAKGFYGSKEAGNIGLENAGQYLQEKFGGGFFPILYIWGIGLLAAGQSSTITGTYAGQFIMGGFLNLRLKKWVRALITRSFAIVPTITVALFFDTSDSALDILNEWLNVLQSIQIPFALIPLITLVSKEQVMGVFKIGPNTQAVTWTVATLLITINGYLLMDFFSSEIRGPLSGSLLCVAVLIYASFVLYLILRGTELSEKIAKAIRGSFS, encoded by the exons ATGAGCATCGCGTTCCTGGACCCGGGCAACCTCGAGGGCGACCTCCAGGCGGGCGCCGTCGCCGGGGACACGCTGCTGTGGCTGCTCATGTGGGCCACCGCCATGGGCCTCCTCGTGCAGCTCCTCGCCGCGCGCCTCGGCGTCGCCACAGGCCGTCACCTCGCCGAGCTCTGCCGCGACGAGTACCCTGACTGGGCGCGCCGCGCGCTCTGGCTCATGGCCGAGGTCGCCATGGTCGGCGCGGACATCCAGGAGGTCATCGGCAGCGCCATCGCCATCAAGATCCTCAGCCGCGGGTACCTGCCGCTCTGGGCCGGCGTCGTCATCACCGCCTTGGATTG CTTTATTTTTCTTTCGCTCGAAAACTATGGGGTGAGGAAACTAGAAGCTGTATTTGCACTTCTAATTACAACTATGGCTGTCTCATTTGCATGGATGTTCACAGACACTAAACCCAACGGGAAAGACTTATTGATTG GTATTTTGGTTCCAAAATTGAGCTCAAGGACAATAAGGCAAGCGGTTGGGGTTGTTGGCTGTGTAATCATGCCTCACAATGTGTTTCTTCATTCAGCACTAGTGCAATCAAGGAAAATAGATCAAAATAAGGAATATCAAGTCCGTGAAGCATTGAGATACTATTCAATAGAGTCAACAATAGCATTAGTTGTCTCCTTCATGATAAATCTCTTTGTTACAACAGTTTTTGCAAAAGGATTTTATGGAAGCAAGGAAGCCGGTAATATTGGTCTTGAAAATGCTGGACAGTATTTACAAGAGAAGTTTGGTGGAGGATTTTTTCCTATACTGTACATCTGGGGGATTGGGCTTTTAGCAGCTGGACAGAGTAGTACTATAACAGGAACTTATGCTGGGCAGTTTATAATGGGCGGATTTCTGAATTTAAGGTTAAAAAAATGGGTCAGGGCACTGATCACCAGAAGCTTCGCAATTGTGCCTACTATAACTGTTGCTTTGTTCTTCGACACATCTGATTCTGCACTGGATATTTTAAATGAGTGGCTCAATGTGCTCCAATCAATTCAGATCCCTTTTGCACTCATTCCACTCATCACCTTGGTTTCCAAGGAGCAAGTTATGGGAGTCTTCAAAATAGGCCCTAACACCCAA GCTGTAACCTGGACTGTAGCCACTCTGCTGATCACTATCAACGGCTACCTCTTGATGGATTTCTTCTCTTCTGAAATCCGAGGTCCCCTATCTGGCTCGCTTCTCTGCGTGGCGGTCCTCATTTATGCCTCGTTTGTTCTGTATCTCATATTGCGGGGCACCGAGCTGTCCGAGAAGATTGCCAAAGCGATCCGCGGCAGTTTTTCATGA